The Papaver somniferum cultivar HN1 chromosome 3, ASM357369v1, whole genome shotgun sequence genome includes a region encoding these proteins:
- the LOC113359977 gene encoding uncharacterized protein LOC113359977, which translates to MKNAMQLNMISGFNINSIQISHLQFAYDTLVFLDVTEEEAHNLVIILQVFEAITGLKVNFTKSSVITIGADHSVAAIAEILKCKIEVLPLKYLGMAMGAASRSYNIWDSVIEKFQKKLAPWKRKFFTKAGRILLMHTSLSSLPIYYMSIFQMSVSIEKKLDQIMRYFLWGSSADKKRINWVAWDRACKPKKLGGLGIRNLGLTNKALLAKWS; encoded by the coding sequence atgaagaATGCTATGCAACTTAATATGATCTCAGGTTTTAACATTAACTCCATTCAAATTTCCCATCTCCAATTTGCATATGATACACTAGTATTCTTAGATGTAACTGAAGAGGAAGCTCACAACTTGGTGATCATCCTTCAAGTTTTTGAAGCTATTACAGGCTTGAAGGTGAACTTCACTAAAAGCTCAGTTATTACCATTGGTGCAGATCATTCAGTTGCTGCCATTGCTGAGATTCTAAAATGTAAAATTGAAGTGCTACCTCTAAAATATTTGGGAATGGCAATGGGTGCTGCTTCAAGAAGTTATAACATTTGGGATTCAGTGATAGagaaatttcaaaagaaattagCTCCATGGAAGAGGAAATTCTTCACTAAAGCAGGCAGAATTCTTTTGATGCATACCTCATTATCCAGCCTACCAATATATTATATGTCCATTTTCCAAATGTCAGTTTCCATTGAGAAGAAATTAGACCagataatgagatattttctttggGGTTCATCAGCTGACAAGAAAAGAATTAATTGGGTGGCATGGGATAGAGCCTGCAAACCAAAGAAATTGGGTGGCTTGGGAATCAGGAATCTCGGACTCACCAACAAGGCTTTATTGGCAAAATGGTCATGA